Proteins encoded together in one Anticarsia gemmatalis isolate Benzon Research Colony breed Stoneville strain chromosome 1, ilAntGemm2 primary, whole genome shotgun sequence window:
- the Cda5 gene encoding chitin deacetylase-like 5 isoform X2, protein MRSFGAAALFTLAIITECYGAQSDRSRSRSGPVRSVPVAADIKRDADFDCPEEFGYYPHPTDCSLYYVCVFGGALLESCTGGLMYSHELQTCDWPRNVGCDGTSAGGEELERVIEQRPRERQPPPPPPRRTPPPPPLRAQPNPVVTSRGQPKFNRQEYEKQQQLYAEVDDLPPVEEIESDRQQRVYRGQPPTIGQVQKDRDGYGVQQISSGRNLNSNIIPASIPQNSGKIGSFSFGSQVDERRTATVTPAPQSYSEDKSDIVTDSHHDRHLDVETNEITTNDLTDKPVLRKKREVVGKDLGVNETSTTKPGEMSKRSDSGEEMEYVEIDADSDFEEALPQDDTERGKRQIRYYLKNGYKSPGKNWGYVKPVKVVEYPQTQYSSNSPRYQQQQQYNNLNNNNYYDSNRRPQQHNSNSYQSAANPFLQYQSNNFQSHVPFRPSLPDPSSQTFAHNPLNSATQIITKSPPISALNGDPYSSLAGGFYNNAPRQNINQAPSSASQNPLSYPDSSYVPSTVVTGKPVPVPTSPKTQENYRRPEQNRNNYQSQDYTAQKNQQPIRNVKPTQQYVEKRPSKDKEYDDDDESKEEDDESYEDEDEDEEEEERFKHDFKPPYEFTHPSNKYKEIENPFANPDFDFDAYLAKISNGQYSTGKPEPPHKPAPIVNPTVQVSTVSSLGSTVNYIGMSTPKPFTLPSGPGSSMMPIASSPRPSLAHLKHGHTHEQLIQRPEPTRQIQQQHLQQQSLNENVQVQHTAGTPLEAVRPKLKPPNFKDDRQLPISYSFSRPITSSTPKPYHDNKSKAEPQKTYSVTQKPFVFISSTGSPLIFSTPKHQYIVKPENIIPLKPVGSAKPYLVSSIKPHNAYIAFKQSTPKPLTTIANEQLSALQQYWNKNPTTEIVPLRSFSFQQSTPAIQKLENLFSQVIKSTQSPVKNHKIYLNNSPITTTARPPAKRRPIPKPSPEMNDYYYEDDEQYFEPAVKPKYMPSTEIKPQRPPMAQNYKEYDDSYEDDSETEHARPQSSRIPLKYKPESATKNHNDVSIATKVPLKNFNKNINGKIPIPVLVDYNSPTPNTLIRPEVSNYQIVHHMHRNRTMHIRRPVTENGPNTVKPPKYLNQTTLRPYTVRHRLAKPTTVKEPSHDGDKQTRGRVRHPNIVAQMKLTTPRDSHNQETRYTKIKHDDKTNSLEPTESVTPVQYSASPRPKMLYNGTQNYSPDQYDPFYAVYDEDGELYKDTDYVQQYNTASLRPVVQQTYRGTPPPARRPVETYTPRPSPDDYDDELIQPQINTQNQYQTPIRHSTRGEGNELGYDHNPSSVKTTLYEATTLSTTPPTTSTSTTTQRPTTAPYTEAMTPSRYTPRSSTDESPIPESSSKPSDETTSSVPTTPNSIINVSSLAKPFEKTDNSHRLRPIVLTTEKLPTAPRRSSEVTNQNNNVEVVRSKSNRNNKKVVSLTSGFSIRRNPNNTNNPYTLTVLTRPFDDFDKARRQGNQENSSRQVQSDRYYYDSSSDSKEASVEPTSESDSRYEKSSESSRRKDYGPDNSQDDDDIPVYVRPTSRSRPVKSRVRSTTLPSTTSTKYYINSDRTVTKRPAPFSVNNQEFGDSTENAINTEALIETGLQNAYNNELSSLSPNDNLSKSSPTRGYDRSRYEWNEPAVSPFKTLDNLRNAYQKENIRDYTTTTTTTTSTTTSTTQYTPTTRKRSRQRNTIKQKQRTKPSYYSYRLEDEVIPDQTTEIFNGKVKNVIKAFLNNFVSSPEPQLVEEFVTTTTTPKSTTPIQRDEEEVVNIGYQKKPVQYVDEKPLRSNVKRLQIITEPAESRFIPPTAESISFTEDDRESKDFSSTTTTMASMSSSPFTYTNMPTTPMSVQSSTNDYRSAPSRDSYQSKFSSFIASKPETEGSRKFQRIFTDRPSTESNNNRVSSYDDEQINPTQSIAEDIQITTEAEKFRPSDVESDIASTTSTTKATTTVRIEPTTSTTKSISFPTRASRVNPAIKLAATNPGGGRRSYQSSSKCSSDNSLQANPKCNEIKYQRPTSTRGRGSAHYSTASGSDSQSQPAPNRGTPPTRNRPTLKPSTAIVSENVKFSDIYTHPASRPAPVYPQPTPDKTAAKCRKDVCLLPDCYCGGKDIPGNLPVREVPQMVLITFDDAVNDLNKMYYEEIFERGRKNPNGCPITGTFYVSHEWTDYSQVQNLYADGHEFGSHTVSHSFGEQFSQKKWYREVGGQREILAAYGGVKLEDVRGMRAPFLSVGGNKMFKMLYDANFTYDSSLPVYENRPPSWPYTLDYKLFHDCMIPPCPTKSYPGVWEVPMVMWQDLNGGRCSMGDACANPPEAENVYKMILKNFDRHYTTNRAPFGLFYHAAWFTQPHHKEGFIMFLDFINQMPDVWIVTNWQALQWVRDPTPVNRLNNFQPFQCNYQDRPKKCNNPKVCNLWHKSGVRYMRTCQPCPEVYPWTGKSGIRSSRIDNDIGE, encoded by the exons AATGCTACGGCGCACAATCAGATCGATCACGATCCCGGTCGGGCCCAGTGCGGTCGGTTCCAGTCGCAGCCGACATCAAAAGAGACGCGGACTTCGACTGCCCTGAAGAATTCGGCTACTACCCTCATCCCACCGACTGCTCATTGTACTATGTCTGCGTGTTTGGCGGCGCACTTCTCGAGTCTTGCACTGGTGGCCTTATGTACAG ccacgagctccaaACTTGTGATTGGCCGCGCAACGTAGGCTGTGACGGCACCAGTGCGGGTGGTGAAGAGTTAGAAAGAGTCATCGAGCAACGACCGAGAGAGCGGCAACCTCCCCCTCCCCCGCCACGCCGCACACCCCCGCCGCCGCCACTGCGTGCTCAGCCCAATCCCGTCGTTACATCCAGAGGACAGCCTAAATTCAATAGACAAGAATATGAAAAG CAACAGCAGCTTTACGCGGAAGTAGACGACTTGCCACCAGTTGAAGAAATTGAAAGCGATAGACAACAGCGCGTTTACAGAGGACAACCCCCCACCATTGGACAGGTTCAAAAGGACAGAGACGGCTATGGAGTTCAGCAAATTAGCTCCGGAAGAAATCTCAATTCTAACATTATTCCAGCCTCCATTCCTCAGAACAGTGGTAAAATTGGGTCTTTCTCATTTGGCTCACAAGTCGACGAAAGGCGGACCGCTACTGTTACTCCGGCACCCCAGTCTTACAG TGAAGACAAAAGTGACATCGTGACTGACTCTCATCATGACAGACATTTAGACGTTGAGACTAATGAAATCACTACTAATGACTTGACTGATAAACCAGTCTTGAGAAAGAAAAGGGAAGTGGTAGGAAAAGACTTAGGTGTTAACGAAACTAGCACAACAAAACCAGGAGAAATGAGTAAAAGAAGTGATAGTGGCGAGGAAATGGAATACGTTGAAATTGATGCTGATTCTGATTTTGAAGAGGCGTTACCTCAAGATGACACTGAGAGAGGAAAGAGGCAAATTAGATACTATTTGAAAAATGGATACAAATCTCCTGGAAAGAATTGGGGTTACGTAAAGCCGGTTAAAGTAGTTGAATATCCACAAACACAATATAGTTCAAACTCCCCTAGATATCAGCAACAGCAACAATACAACAATTTGAATAACAATAACTATTATGATAGTAATCGTCGTCCACAACAGCATAATAGCAACTCGTATCAATCTGCGGCCAATCCTTTTTTACAGTATCAAAGTAATAATTTCCAATCACATGTGCCTTTTAGACCTAGCTTACCAGATCCTTCTAGTCAAACGTTTGCTCATAATCCTTTGAATTCTGCAACGCAAATAATAACTAAGAGTCCTCCTATATCTGCTTTAAATGGTGATCCCTACTCTTCATTGGCTGGAGGTTTCTATAACAATGCTCCTagacaaaatataaatcaagCCCCTTCTTCGGCATCTCAAAATCCGCTTTCATATCCCGACTCGTCCTACGTTCCTAGTACTGTAGTTACAGGCAAACCAGTCCCGGTACCCACATCACCCAAGACTCAAGAAAATTATAGAAGACCGGAACAAAACAGAAACAATTACCAATCGCAAGACTATACAGCTCAGAAAAATCAGCAACCTATTAGAAATGTGAAGCCTACACAACAGTACGTAGAAAAAAGACCATCGAAAGACAAAGagtatgatgatgatgacgaatCTAAGGAAGAGGACGACGAATCGTATGAGGATGAAGATGAAGACGAAGAAGAGGAAGAACGATTCAAACATGACTTTAAACCTCCTTATGAGTTCACGCATCCTAGTAACAAATACAAGGAAATAGAAAATCCATTCGCTAATCCCGATTTTGATTTCGATGCGTATTTGGCAAAGATAAGCAATGGCCAATATTCTACTGGAAAGCCGGAACCCCCACATAAGCCAGCCCCGATTGTTAATCCTACTGTTCAAGTCTCGACAGTATCGTCTCTAGGTTCAACGGTAAATTATATCGGAATGAGCACACCAAAGCCATTTACGTTGCCATCGGGACCTGGAAGTTCAATGATGCCTATTGCTAGCAGTCCAAGACCGTCATTAGCGCACTTAAAACATGGACATACGCATGAGCAACTGATCCAAAGACCCGAACCCACCCGACAAATTCAGCAACAGCATTTGCAACAACAGTCGTTGAACGAGAATGTTCAGGTACAACACACGGCCGGTACACCTCTCGAAGCAGTCAGACCTAAACTGAAGCCACCGAATTTCAAAGATGATCGTCAGTTACCAATTAGCTATAGTTTCAGTAGACCAATAACAAGTAGTACACCTAAGCCTTACCATGATAACAAGTCAAAGGCAGAGCCACAAAAGACTTATTCCGTCACTCAAAAACCTTTCGTGTTCATAAGCTCTACAGGCTCACCGTTAATCTTTTCAACACCTAAGCACCAATATATAGTCAAACCTGAAAATATCATACCTCTGAAACCAGTTGGTAGTGCAAAACCGTATTTGGTTTCGTCCATCAAACCACATAATGCTTACATAGCTTTCAAACAATCTACGCCTAAACCATTGACTACGATTGCAAACGAGCAACTGTCAGCCTTGCAACAATACTGGAACAAAAATCCTACAACTGAGATTGTACCGCTACGTTCATTTTCGTTCCAACAAAGCACGCCAGCTATTCAAAAactagaaaatttattttcacaagTGATTAAGTCGACACAGTCTCCAGTTAAGAATCATAAAATATACCTCAATAACAGTCCGATAACTACTACAGCAAGACCACCAGCAAAACGTAGGCCTATACCAAAACCGTCCCCTGAAATGAATGACTATTACTATGAAGACgatgaacaatattttgaacCAGCTGTGAAGCCAAAATACATGCCAAGTACTGAAATTAAACCACAACGTCCTCCAATGGCTCAAAATTATAAAGAGTATGATGACAGCTATGAAGATGACAGTGAGACTGAACATGCCAGACCGCAATCCTCGAGAATTCCTCTGAAATATAAGCCAGAAAGTGCCACCAAAAATCATAACGATGTATCTATAGCTACTAAGGTACCacttaaaaactttaacaagaACATCAACGGGAAAATTCCTATCCCTGTATTAGTAGACTACAACTCTCCCACGCCAAATACTTTAATTCGACCTGAAGTATCAAACTACCAAATAGTCCATCATATGCATAGAAACAGAACTATGCATATCAGACGACCAGTTACAGAGAATGGTCCCAATACAGTCAAGCCTCCTAAATACTTGAATCAGACGACTTTGCGTCCCTATACAGTTAGGCATAGGTTAGCTAAGCCGACTACCGTAAAAGAACCTTCTCATGATGGCGATAAGCAGACCAGAGGACGAGTAAGACATCCAAATATAGTGGCACAAATGAAACTAACGACTCCTCGTGACAGCCACAACCAAGAGACTAGATACACAAAGATTAAACATGACGATAAAACAAACAG CTTGGAACCGACCGAGAGTGTCACCCCGGTGCAGTACTCAGCAAGTCCTCGGCCCAAGATGTTGTACAATGGAACTCAGAACTATAGTCCCGACCAATACGACCCCTTCTACGCTGTATATGACGAAGACGGTGAATTGTATAAAGATACAG ACTACGTTCAGCAATATAACACGGCCTCGCTCCGCCCAGTAGTGCAGCAGACCTACAGAGGCACTCCGCCACCGGCGAGAAGACCTGTTGAGACCTACACCCCGAGGCCATCTCCTGACGACTATGATGATGAACTTATTCAGCCAcag ATAAACACCCAGAATCAGTACCAAACACCCATTCGCCATTCGACAAG GGGCGAAGGTAATGAATTGGGATATGATCATAACCCGAGCAGCGTGAAGACGACTTTGTACGAAGCAACCACTTTGAGCACTACTCCTCCCACTACTAGCACGAGCACGACCACACAACGCCCTACTACAGCACCCTACACTGAAGCAATGACCCCGTCTCGATATACCCCAAG ATCATCCACAGATGAAAGTCCAATTCCCGAGTCCTCTTCAAAGCCTTCTGACGAGACTACTTCGTCAGTCCCTACCACACCAAATTCTATCATAAATGTTTCTTCCCTCGCTAAACCCTTTGAAAAGACTGACAATTCACATAGATTAAGACCGATTGTACTTACGACTGAAAAGCTTCCGACTGCCCCTAGACGATCTTCTGAAGTGactaaccaaaataataatgtggAAGTGGTAAGATCCAAGTCAAAcaggaataataaaaaagttgtgTCACTAACATCCGGTTTTTCAATCCGACGTAATCCGAATAATACCAATAATCCTTATACGTTGACTGTTTTAACGCGACCATTTGATGATTTTGATAAGGCACGTAGACAAGGTAACCAAGAGAATAGTAGCAGGCAGGTGCAATCTGATAGGTATTATTACGATAGTAGTAGCGATAGTAAAGAAGCTTCTGTAGAACCGACAAGTGAATCAGATAGTAGATATGAAAAATCCTCCGAAAGCTCGCGCAGAAAAGATTATGGTCCTGATAATAGCcaagatgatgatgatatcCCTGTTTACGTGAGACCCACAAGTAGATCGAGGCCTGTAAAATCTAGAGTTAGGAGTACCACGCTACCTTCTACAACATCAACAAAGTATTACATAAACAGCGATCGCACTGTCACTAAGCGACCCGCACCATTTTCTGTGAACAACCAAGAATTTGGAGACTCAACAGAAAATGCTATTAACACTGAGGCTTTAATAGAAACTGGCTTGCAAAACGCgtataataatgaattatcaAGTTTGTCTCCAAATGATAATTTAAGCAAATCATCGCCTACAAGAGGATATGATAGATCTAGATACGAATGGAATGAACCCGCTGTTTCACCGTTTAAAACGTTAGACAATTTGCGAAATGcatatcaaaaagaaaacattcgGGACTATACGACTACTACAACTACGACAACCTCAACAACTACATCCACCACTCAGTACACACCCACAACAAGGAAACGATCTAGACAACGtaatacaattaaacaaaaacaacgcACCAAACCTTCTTACTACAGCTACCGTTTAGAAGACGAGGTCATTCCTGATCAAACCACAGAAATATTTAACGGTAAAGTCAAAAACGTTATCAAGGCATTTTTGAATAACTTTGTAAGTTCTCCTGAACCCCAACTTGTTGAAGAATTTGTCACTACCACTACAACTCCTAAGTCTACAACTCCAATACAAAGAGACGAAGAAGAAGTAGTTAATATAGGATACCAGAAGAAACCTGTACAGTATGTTGATGAAAAACCTTTGCGCTCTAATGTGAAACGGTTACAAATTATAACAGAACCTGCTGAAAGTAGATTTATCCCTCCAACTGCAGAATCTATTAGCTTTACTGAAGATGATAGAGAATCAAAAGATTTTTCATCAACTACTACCACAATGGCTAGCATGAGTAGTAGTCCATTCACGTACACAAACATGCCAACAACCCCAATGTCAGTACAAAGTTCCACAAATGATTATAGAAGTGCTCCAAGTAGGGATTCATATCAATCTAAATTCTCTAGTTTTATTGCAAGTAAGCCAGAAACTGAAGGCTCGCGtaaatttcaaagaatatttacTGACAGGCCGTCTACCGAAAGTAATAATAATCGGGTTAGTAGTTATGATGACGAGCAGATAAATCCAACTCAATCTATCGCGGAGGATATTCAAATAACCACGGAGGCCGAAAAGTTCAGACCTAGCGACGTTGAAAGTGATATTGCTTCTACGACTAGTACTACGAAAGCTACGACGACTGTGAGAATCGAACCGACGACATCGACTACTAAAAGTATATCCTTCCCGACGCGAGCCTCACGAGTCAATCCCGCCATTAAGTTAGCCGCGACAAACCCTGGAGGTGGGCGCAGGAGTTACCAATCGTCGTCCAAATGCTCATCAGACAACAGTCTGCAAGCGAATCCAAAATGCAACGAAATCAAATACCAGAG GCCCACAAGTACGAGAGGCCGTGGCTCTGCACACTACTCCACCGCCAGCGGTTCCGATTCCCAGTCACAACCAGCCCCGAACAGAGGAACACCACCAAC TCGCAACCGTCCTACTCTGAAGCCGTCTACTGCCATCGTCTCCGAAAATGTAAAGTTCTCGGACATCTACACGCATCCTGCGAGCAGACCTGCACCAGTGTACCCTCAACCTACTCCGGACAAAACAGCAGCCAAGTGCAGGAAGGATGTCTGTCTACTGCCTGATTGTTATTGTGGTGGAAAGGATATTCCTG GAAATTTACCCGTCCGCGAAGTACCGCAAATGGTATTGATAACGTTCGACGACGCTGtaaatgatttgaataaaatgtactaCGAAGAGATTTTCGAAAGAGGCCGAAAGAACCCCAACGGGTGTCCTATTACTGGCACTTTTTACGTCTCTCACGAGTGGACGGACTATAGTCAAGTTCAAAATCTATATGCAGATGGCCACGAATTTGGCTCCCATACAGTATC CCATAGTTTTGGAGAACAGTTCTCCCAAAAGAAATGGTACAGAGAAGTGGGAGGTCAAAGAGAAATCCTGGCAGCTTACGGTGGAGTTAAGCTTGAGGATGTTAGAGGCATGAGAGCACCTTTCCTTTCTGTCGGTGGCAACAAGATGTTCAAGATGTTGTACGATGCCAACTTCACTTACGACTCGTCACTACCAGTATATGAGAACAGACCACCGAGCTGGCCGTACACATTGGACTACAAACTTTTCCACGATTGTATGATCCCGCCTTGCCCGACTAAATCTTACCCAG GTGTATGGGAAGTTCCTATGGTGATGTGGCAAGACCTGAACGGAGGCCGTTGTTCCATGGGTGACGCGTGCGCCAACCCGCCTGAAGCCGAGAACGTTTACAAAATGATATTGAAGAACTTTGACAGACATTACACGACAAacag GGCACCATTTGGTCTGTTCTACCACGCCGCGTGGTTCACACAGCCGCACCACAAGGAAGGTTTCATCATGTTCCTGGACTTCATCAACCAGATGCCGGATGTATGGATCGTCACCAACTGGCAGGCGCTGCAGTGGGTCAGGGACCCCACGCCCGTCAACAGACTCAATAACTTCCAGCCGTTCCAGTGCAACTACCAG GACCGGCCGAAGAAATGCAACAATCCTAAAGTGTGCAACCTATGGCACAAATCAGGCGTCAGATACATGAGGACGTGTCAACCTTGTCCCGAAGTCTACCCATGGACCGGCAAGTCTGGCATCAGATCTTCACGCATAGACAACGATATCGGAGAATAA